One stretch of Rhinolophus ferrumequinum isolate MPI-CBG mRhiFer1 chromosome 3, mRhiFer1_v1.p, whole genome shotgun sequence DNA includes these proteins:
- the LOC117018235 gene encoding 40S ribosomal protein S27-like, whose protein sequence is MPLTKDLLHPSPEEEKRKHKKKHLMHSPNSYFMVMKCPGCYKVTTIFSQAQMVDLCVGCSMVLCQPTEEKQGLQKGCSFRRKQYQNTLSQDE, encoded by the coding sequence ATGCCTCTCACTAAGGATCTCCTTCATCCCTCtccagaagaggagaagaggaaacatAAGAAGAAGCACCTTATGCATAGCCCCAATTCCTACTTCATGGTCATGAAATGCCCAGGATGCTATAAAGTTACCACCATCTTTAGCCAGGCACAAATGGTAGATTTGTGTGTTGGCTGCTCCATGGTCCTCTGTCAGCCTACGGAGGAAAAGCAAGGCTTACAGAAAGGATGCTCCTTCAGAAGGAAACAGTACCAAAACACCCTGAGTCAAGATGAGTGA